The DNA sequence AGTTGATCCTGATACAGAAGATAAATTCAACAGAACTCCATTATGGTGGGCATTGAGGAATGGCCATCATAATACTGCGCGATTACTACTTGAGGCTGGAGCTGATCCagatctggaagaaagtaaCGGACAAACTTTGATTTCGAGAGCGCTGAACAGCAAGCACAATGAGGTTGTCATGATGTTGCAAGAAAGAGGCCTGCACCACCCTCGCAGACCTGGACAGACAGCTTTGTCAAGAGCTGCAGAAACATCTAGTCTAGCCAGAGTGTTATTGCTTCTCAGGAAAGGGCAGGATCCAGATAACAAGGACTCTGACGGTCGAACACCACTATCATGGGCTGCACAGTCTGGTAACATCAGTATCATGaatctcctcctcgaagCAGGAGCTAATCCGACGTTGAAAGGCGATTGTGGCAGGACTCCTATCCTATGGGCTGTAAAACATAGCCAGGTTGGAGCTGTCCGTCACTTACTTGGCTATGGTGCAGACCATATGGATATTGACGGCCGAACGCCACTATCCTGGGCCGCACAATTTGGGGACAACTGTCTTGTAAATGTCCTCCTTGATCACGGTGCGAATTTGGAATTGCAGGACAACACTGGTATGAGTCCTCTCTCATGGGCGGTCAAAAATGATCAGATGTCAGTCATCAGCTCCCTACTTAAGCGTGGTTCGAACCCCAACTCCAGCGATATCGAGGGCCGAACTTCTCTTTTCTGGGCAGTACTGAATAGGCAAGAGGAAGCTATCTTGCTCCTGCTTGAGCAAGGTGCGAATCCGAACTGCAAAGATGAGAGTAGCCAAACTCCACTTTCATTAGCCGTAAGGTGTGAACAAGAGGCTGCCGTTGTAACTTTGCTCAAGTATGGTGCTGATCCTAACATGAAAGATGATAACAACGCATCCCCGCTACTATGGGCAACAACATATAGCCAACAAAATCTGGTCAGGCTCTTACTTGCTAACGGTGCTGATCCAGACATTCCAGACATTCACGGCCAGACTCCCTTCATGCGGGCGGTTGTAACCGCCCAACAAGAAATTGCTGAAGCGTTATTGCAGCGCGGTGCAAATCCAAACACAAAAGTGACAGCTTACGGCACAACAGCCCTTCACTGGGCAGCATCTCGCCGCGATGAATCACTGATTAGGCTtcttctcgagaagggcgCGGACCCTAATTGTGCAGATGCTGTCTATGGCCAGACACCGTTGTTGTGGGGAGTAGAGCATGGGCTAAACCAAGTCATTCTACTTTTGCTTGAGAAAGGTGCGGACCCTAATGTCACAGATATCAATGGACAGACCCCGATGTCATGGGCAGAGTATCGCGGACTAGAGGATCTCGTGAAGGTAATGGCTGAGTACGGCGCCACTTGCTGACACTATTCCTCGAATCTCATATCTCAGCTCCATGGAAAGGGATAGTGAGAATCCCACCGACATAGTGGCTGAAGTAGACATCACTCTCACAACGCCAATATGCCTTGTGGAGCTATATACCCATCTATGGAGACGaacttccatatcatcgatgcTATGGAACGTCTGTGGATGACGAAGCCCGTGATTATATTTCTCTGTATACACCCTACTCGGTGTTCTGGGCCAGGATGGATTTCGTTGTGGCGTTCTTCATGATGGCTTACATGGTATATCTTGGCTTGACGGCCCTGGTATGCTGTAAACTTGAATATGAGTCGGCCTTACCTGGAGAGGGACTTATCAAAATCACACGATGTTTGATCGCCTGAAGAATACCACATACTCCACTGCGATTCAATTGAATCTAAAGACCTATCGGCCAGCCCCTGCTGATACTTGTCGTATACAACTATGCTTCAGCACCTGTTGTTTTTGGAATCTTGAAGGAACTACCCACTGGTAAATCACTGTGGGGGGCCTGTATAGCCCACCATCGAGATTGTCAATCATATACACGCTACGCAGCAGGCTCCCAGTTTCTGTACCTGGAAGTTACGATCCTTAATCGATTTTTGGAAATAACATGCGTAGCACTCCAGTCACTGCCAAGGTCGAGGTGTTGCGCGCTAAAGGGTCCATATCCACTTGTGGCCTTTGGCCACAATTTGTCGATCTTCGTCACCCGCTTTAAGGAgcatattatattttttcaTTCCTTTGTCTTGGACTTGGACTTATGTACTATGAGACTGGAAACAGGAAAACGAGCCGTGACCACAGTACTTGCAGGAGCCTGCCCGCAGAATAGTTATCCCACGACACTGGTTGACCCATTCCAGCGTCGAGTTTCAATTTGGAATGGAAGCGTTCCGTCTCCATAATGTCACCGTCAGCCAAAAGAACCGGCTCTTGACTTTCCAACGAGGCAATGTCGTATCTAAGATTTTGAGACCTGTCTCTGGATATTGTTCTGGTTATATAACCGCTGAAGGGCGTGATCTTTAGTTTGTCTGCCCAGAGAAACAGATAACGATGGGTACTGGTTCTAGGGGTCTGGTAACTAGTTGACCACATTTCGCAGGCGACCGTGATTTAGGACAGCAAAACtggaatcaatatcaaaccaGCCGATATCTATCGTATTCTGCATTGTGTATGAAATGTaatctctttcccttcattaATGAGAGTGATGGCCAAAGTATTTAAGCTCCGCCTCATCCCTTCACTTTATCGAGTGTTTCATAGCTGGGGTGATAATCCAATCTGGACTCACGAAATCTTGACTATAGACTACCCTAAATCGGTGATCACTCAAATCCCTGACACTACTACAGCATAACAGTTTAGTATTGCCATATCGGTATTCCAGTAGCCAACGTGCATCATGAGTTTGGGTAATGCTGCGACACCTAGATGCTACCCTAGTCCCTGTGAAGAGTAAGGCCAGGGTACATGGGTATATGGATCTCGCTACATCCTCTCAAACTGGTGAatacaagaaaggcaatcGCCCAAGGTGTTACTACGTATGGATATGTCTCTTCAATCTGCGGTAGTATTCCCGTCCGAAGAACAGGCGCGTCAGGTACGCAGGAAACCAGCATATTGTCTACGACTATTAACCTCATAACATATTTTAGAAGAGCACACAGGCTGATACTTATATAGTGACGGTAACTTTGGTAAAAAGGCAGTATAAATAGATGACAATACAGGGGGTTGAACCCGGAAAACCCGCCACCAAGGCCTAAAGAAGTGAGATGTCAACTTAGTCAGCCATACTATACCTGTTTCGGTCTTAGTCGCGGATTTTCTGGGTCGGGTTAACCTAAATCCACTGCGGGGGCGGGGCGGGCGCGGGTTCTCACGTGAAAACCCGACCTGTTAACAACTCTAGTAGCGGTAGTGGTAGCGGTAgtggtgatggtggtatGAGACGAGGCCCTAAGTTTAGGGGTTGTAGTGCCTAAATTTAGTAGAGTAGTATCTAACCCTAGGGGTTACACTGCCTAGAGATATCAAATTAAAAAAGCGGTAAGGTACTGCAGGACCAAATAATTTAAAGCGGCAAGTATCTTTGGAGGCGGACTAGTTAAGAATCTGAGAATTGAAACTATTATAATTGGTAGATAGTATAGTGGGACCTTATAAATAGATCTAATTGGCTAGATAATAGTGCGTTGCTGTTGGTAAAGTTGGTAAAGATTAGCAGTTGACTATTAcctagatttagtccgctgtactccgtactgcCGCGTTATTGGACAAACAACCACGCAGGCAGGCCTCTCCCCGCAAACCCCGATGTTATGAAAATCGGTAGACTTGCAAGGACTTTCAACCTTGATTCTGCATCACCCCCAATTTCCCTGGAATATAGCCCGCCAAAATGCCAAAAAGGCTACCTCTCAGCTGTGAGAATTGCCGACGGAGGAAAATACGCTGCTTAGGGTCTTGTGTGCCATGTGACACCTGCCGGAAGCGCGGAGTAGCGTCGTCATGTCGGTTTAAGCGTGATGTTGAACATAATCTTCAACCAGCACAATCCGAGGCAATCGCTCTCCAGGAAACTCTTCTTCGGCGAATCTCAGATCTAGAAAGTCTACTGGTGAAAAATATTGAGTTCACCTCGATGTCCACAACTCAACATAATCGCAGTATCCGCTCGCCCGTCCTCCAAAATGATACCCCTCTGACTGAGGATGAGCTTTCTGCAAACCCGGCCTCGATCAATACCGACGGCCAATTTTTCACCCGCAATATTACTACATCTCAACGTGGTGAAGTCGGCAGTATCATTACGTCCCAATCGGGCTATGTGCGATACGTTCCTTATAGCACCTCTCGCGATCCCGACGTCTTCCATTCGCTTCAGAACCAATCTCAAATGGAATTCCCGTCCCAcgccttcttctgctgcgaTACACCTCCCAGCAAACAGGCTCTTTTAGACATGCTACCGCCGTTTCGGCACTGCGATGAACTCATCACCACGTTTCTCGACGTGTTTTCCCCGCTGTTCCACATCCTTCATGACGGGACCTTCCGATCGAATTATACCAAGTTCAAACAGGATCCTCGTAACGCTCCAGTGTCATTTGTTGGTCTGCTATTTGTGACCCTGGGGCTGGCTGTCACTGCTATCGACAAAGAAAGTCCCATTCTGTCAGATTTGGGCCGAGAGGCTTCCCCTGCGGAAAGTGCAAGGTCTTTGGCAGCAAAATACCGACAAGCGACGATGAAGTGCCTCGCTGCCGATAACTTTATGTGGCAACACAACTTGCAAACCCTACAATGCCTAATTCTGCTTATATACGCCATTAATCACGCCCAAGGTCCAGCCTGGGCTCTCCTTGGAACAACACTTAATATTGCCATCGCCATTGGGTGTCACATTGATCCGGGGCTTCTGAGCCTGAATCCCATTGAAGTCCAAGAGAGGCGACGAGCCTGGGCAGGGTTAACAATGCTTTATACCATTCAGAATACCTGTTTGGGTAATCTAGCCCCATTTAATATCGAGAACAATGTCCAACTACCGGCGGACgtggaagacgaggagattgTTGCAGATTCACTCCCTACAGCCTTAAATGGGATCCAACACTCATCAAGACGGATGCATCCCACAAAGATGTCGTATATCCTGTTCAAGTTCCGCCTCTATTCTCTGGCTTCGGGTGTATGCGCTCTGAGTGCAGGGAAATCCGAGTGCTCACCGGCCAAGATCCAGGCATTGGATCACGAAATTGAACTGGAATTGCAAGCGCAGGCAGAGCGCTTTTCGGATCAACTGGATCTCCCTCCATATCATCAGGCACATTCGTTTATTTTGAGTAACTACACCAATCACCTTGTTCTGCTCCTGCATCGAATCTGCCTCTTAAAACCGGAGGGGTTCGAAGACGGGAGCGTGACAGGTAGTTACGAAAAATGCGAACAGGCAGCTCTTGCAATCCTCTCAAACTATGAAACCCTCAATCTGCGCAGCGAATTCAGCCCTTACAAGTGGTATATTTATGGCCTAGGTTCGTTTCATGCTTTTTTAGCAATATCAACTCTGCTGGTTCTGTTTGGAAAGGCCCGGACTACACAAAATTCAAAGCACCTTATATTGCAAGCAGTGCAAAATTGCTTTCAACGACTGCACGAAAACGTTCCGTTCAGCGAGATATGTCAACGAGCTTGTTCGATACTGGACTCATTAACGCCAGGAGAACCTTACCAGCCTACCCCATCCCTTGTATTCTCTGATGGCGTGTGTAACTTGGAGAGCACAGCCGGTTTTGGATACAACGAGCCTCCGACAATGGATACCACGACTTCATCCGACAGTTTCGACCCGAGTTTCTGGGCATTGCCAGAAAGTTTCGAGGAGATTGTGACCAATATACCCTGCGAGCAATGGCTTTCTCCGGCAGTATTTCCGTGGGCAGGCTTTGGATACAACATACCATAATGGCATCGTTTGAGTTTCACGTAGCAGTTTTGTGGACCATTTCATGTATATTTAACTCTGATCTTCAAGTTCATATCAAGTTTTTATTTCCAAATGCTTTCTCCTATGGCGTTTAATCTGCTTTCGGCATCATTGTTATCTACAGTGAGTCTGGTAAGTCTTGCCTGCATTTTGCTCGTTAGGTTTCGTTAGCCCGATCAGATAACTAACTAGTGTGAGTGCAACTATGCATGTAGAGCTTGAGATCACTGCTTAGAGCCGGCATGCTCTTAATTCACCCTATCACACTAGGTGACGGTAACCTACACGCTCCTACCAGGGTATACAGTTGGGTATATCACATGGATTACGGGAACAGGAACGGGTAGTCTAGCATAGCACCATCAACACCCAATTGTGGACCACACCATGACGGAACGGATATAGGGATACTCATATAGTCCGCATGTATTTCGTGATTAGTCTCGCATTACTACTTGCACACGTCTTCGCACTTCACAGTTCACCTTTGAGACCACTCTAAAACACTATACTAAACGTGAATCAGGTACCAATATATCATGTTTACTTGATTTGTATGCTAATTCCCTTGTATTAGGGATACGTTAGTATAACTGGCATATGTAGAAAACGGTTAGTTACCTGCTGTACCAAAACTCCGATCGAGTAATgtaaatagatatatatttgttgTTATCCCCAAAGTATTTCGAGTTAATAAACACACGTCGTAAAATATGTAACACCAATATACCCCAAGCAAATATTAGTAGCCTGGAGCATTGGAATATGAAGTTGTGAGATGTTGCATTTATTATGGTGTTCTGGAATGATCGGGTCGGCTGGGAACTACTTTAGTCAGTTAATTGGCCTGCGTGGAAAATTTGGCGTAAAGGTCGGTGGAACTTGTAAGGGATATCAAAGTACGGTCCGATGCCGGCAAATGACTCTCGGTATAGTCCGTTGTCTCCGAGAATATTGAGTTGTTTCCGACTCAATATTTCCGAAATATGCGGTGTCTCGCGCCAAGTGTCTTCCAAATATACACGCATTCATCATCCCCGAGTGGCTGGTGTTAACTCCgagataaaaaaatatatcttcGCAGATCCGATATCTATTCATTGGATTATTTGCCGTCTTAACCGAAGCTCTCGGAAAGGGATTTAATCGGAGGTGATGGTTCCAGCTATATAGGAAACCGGGGTGTACGGGTTGTAAGTTGCAATCCCCCAAAAATAAGGTGTTTGACATGAAACTTTGTCGCCTCAATCTCCGGATGATCCCTTCCTTCATATTCCATACAACACATCCATATACCAAACTCATTGCTCGGCCGTACAGCAAACCAAAAGATACGATTGCCCTCCAGCAACCGATGCCTCAGCACACCACCGTCGTCCCTCGCAGCCGAAACCACCCGCCCTACGCGGCCGTGAGGAAGCCAAAAATTGTCATTGTGGGGTGCTCATACGCTGGGATGTCAGCAACCCTCACCCTGACGGCCTTGAAGGGTGGTCTACCTATCCCATTTGCTTCCTACGGAGATTACAGTCACCTTCAAAATGTCCCTTCAGTGCAAGACTTTGATATCACCGTGGTCGATGAGAGAGATGGATTTTGTAAGTCTACAAGAGGCCGAGTAGACCAGCAACCACGACATCGGCTGATCCTTTATCTGTGACTTAGTCCATAGTGTCGGAGCCCCACTAGCCCACATCTCGCCCGCGGAAACAAGCGTGATGTGGAAGGTGTACAAAGGATTTTCTGAATTGAGCCGGCCGGATATCGATTTTGTTCAGGGAACCGTTATAAGTATCGATCCGACGAGCCAGGTGATGAGATACTAGGACCTGGAAGGCAGATCACAGCATCTAAAATACGACTACATTCTTATATCTTCAGGTCTTCGGCGCCCATGGCCTATCGTCCCGCGATCCAGGCATTTCCGCTCATACTTGTCCGATGCTTCAACATTCATAGAGAAGATTATTGAAGCTGAAAAGCTAGGCGTAGTGGTCGTCGGAGGTGGTACGTTGAAATGGAAAGTCCATGAATTTCAATCTTGGGGTGGCTATCCAACATTATCCAATATTTCAAGAAGCTACTGCACCGAGAAGCTAATTTACTTTTGTCATAAAAGGCGCTATAGGTGTTGAGTTTGCCGGCAAGATCAAAACACACTACACCGGAACGCCAGTTACCTTAGTCCATTCGCGGCATCAATTGCTCTCAAACGAGCCGCTGCCCGAAGAATTCAAGACAAGGACATTAGAACTGCTGCGAGCGCAAGGAATAGACGTCATTCTGAACCAGCGTGCTGATGTCCAAGAGCTGCCAGATGGGACATTCTACGTCAAATTCCAGGATGGCAATCGTTTACATACTGGCATGGTCATTATGGCAATGGCCTCCCCCACCCCTTCATCGCAATTCTTGCCATCTTACATTCTCAGTAACGGAAGCATCAACACTGATTCAAAGTAGGTATTCAAAATTTGCCATTAACAAGTATAGGAGTGACGCTAATCTACATCGGCAGTCTCCAAATTATCTCGAGAGACGAAGTCATCCCTCGAATGTTTCCAGCTGGAGATATTGTGAATGTTGCAGGAATCAAGTTGGGAGGAAACGCAATGTTGATGGGGAGTGTAGCTGCGGCTAATATCTACTCCTTGCTCGTCGCTCAACATAACCCAAGCTGGCGATCAGCTATGGA is a window from the Aspergillus oryzae RIB40 DNA, chromosome 6 genome containing:
- a CDS encoding uncharacterized protein (predicted protein), which encodes MPQHTTVVPRSRNHPPYAAVRKPKIVIVGCSYAGMSATLTLTALKGGLPIPFASYGDYSHLQNVPSVQDFDITVVDERDGFFHSVGAPLAHISPAETSVMWKVYKGFSELSRPDIDFVQGTVISIDPTSQDLEGRSQHLKYDYILISSGLRRPWPIVPRSRHFRSYLSDASTFIEKIIEAEKLGVVVVGGGTLKWKVHEFQSWGAIGVEFAGKIKTHYTGTPVTLVHSRHQLLSNEPLPEEFKTRTLELLRAQGIDVILNQRADVQELPDGTFYVKFQDGNRLHTGMVIMAMASPTPSSQFLPSYILRVTLIYIGSLQIISRDEVIPRMFPAGDIVNVAGIKLGGNAMLMGSVAAANIYSLLVAQHNPSWRSAMERYEPMEPKMALSVGNSAVCYTSDDGVKYGKEWVEPMFGSDLGWSKILSTLGLNNYENTAL
- a CDS encoding Zn(II)2Cys6 transcription factor (predicted protein); protein product: MPKRLPLSCENCRRRKIRCLGSCVPCDTCRKRGVASSCRFKRDVEHNLQPAQSEAIALQETLLRRISDLESLLVKNIEFTSMSTTQHNRSIRSPVLQNDTPLTEDELSANPASINTDGQFFTRNITTSQRGEVGSIITSQSGYVRYVPYSTSRDPDVFHSLQNQSQMEFPSHAFFCCDTPPSKQALLDMLPPFRHCDELITTFLDVFSPLFHILHDGTFRSNYTKFKQDPRNAPVSFVGLLFVTLGLAVTAIDKESPILSDLGREASPAESARSLAAKYRQATMKCLAADNFMWQHNLQTLQCLILLIYAINHAQGPAWALLGTTLNIAIAIGCHIDPGLLSLNPIEVQERRRAWAGLTMLYTIQNTCLGNLAPFNIENNVQLPADVEDEEIVADSLPTALNGIQHSSRRMHPTKMSYILFKFRLYSLASGVCALSAGKSECSPAKIQALDHEIELELQAQAERFSDQLDLPPYHQAHSFILSNYTNHLVLLLHRICLLKPEGFEDGSVTGSYEKCEQAALAILSNYETLNLRSEFSPYKWYIYGLGSFHAFLAISTLLVLFGKARTTQNSKHLILQAVQNCFQRLHENVPFSEICQRACSILDSLTPGEPYQPTPSLVFSDGVCNLESTAGFGYNEPPTMDTTTSSDSFDPSFWALPESFEEIVTNIPCEQWLSPAVFPWAGFGYNIP